The Suricata suricatta isolate VVHF042 chromosome 4, meerkat_22Aug2017_6uvM2_HiC, whole genome shotgun sequence genome includes a region encoding these proteins:
- the LOC115289069 gene encoding antimicrobial peptide NK-lysin-like, with amino-acid sequence MTSWALLLLASVLLATPGLTFSGLTPADHDLDMADRCQDEKFFRMLAQETPQGDPEFNPCAICRCIVSWVKNCLGLNLIQKVIKKVAGLLCSACPSVENICKSWITEILDKITSTLVHLEPSRHICVLLRMCCPY; translated from the exons ATGACCTCCTGGGCCCTCCTGCTCCTTGCCTCGGTGCTCCTGGCCACCCCAG GTCTGACCTTTTCTGGTCTGACACCTGCGGACCATGACCTGGACATGGCTGACAGGTGTCAGGATGAGAAGTTCTTCCGGATGCTGGCCCAGGAGACCCCCCAG GGTGACCCGGAATTCAACCCATGTGCTATCTGTAGGTGTATAGTCAGCTGGGTGAAGAACTGCCTGGGCTTGAACCTGATCCAG AAAGTCATCAAAAAAGTTGCAGGCCTGTTGTGCTCAGCATGCCCTTCGGTGGAAAATATCTGCAAGTCATGGATCACCGAGATACTGGATAAAATCACGTCCACACTGGTGCACCTGGAACCTTCCCGGCACATCTGTGTGCTGCTCAGGATGTGCTGCCCTTATTAG
- the LOC115289071 gene encoding antimicrobial peptide NK-lysin-like has product MTSWALLLLASALLATPGLTFSGLTPEDHDLDMADRCQDEKFFWMLAQETPQHNASLNLCGTCRLILNWLKNRMGQCRIQIHHKRDPERETPQANLCETQDVLIYSRSLSPWGI; this is encoded by the exons ATGACCTCCTGGGCCCTCCTGCTCCTTGCCTCGGCACTCCTGGCCACCCCGG GTCTGACCTTTTCTGGTCTGACCcctgaggatcatgacctggacatGGCTGACAGGTGTCAGGATGAGAAGTTCTTCTGGATGCTGGCCCAGGAGACCCCACAG CATAATGCGTCTTTAAACCTATGTGGTACCTGTCGTCTGATACTTAATTGGCTGAAGAACCGCATGGGACAGTGTCGGATTCAG ATACATCACAAAAGGGATCCTGAAAGGGAAACGCCCCAAGCAAATCTGTGTGAAACTCAGGATGTGTTAATCTACAGTAG GTCTCTGAGCCCCTGGGGCATCTGA